A window from Spiroplasma endosymbiont of Aspidapion aeneum encodes these proteins:
- a CDS encoding RDD family protein: MKKKYIFKKPNLSRIFFSRLIDTIFCSAIVYVVSYLYIINSYLTAIIYCGCVFIIYSFYFLIIPCLFAYRCFGKILFNLFILQKDNNEKIKFIMLLKRELYYIFFPYIVLMIAQFLRVYIIINTQDSSNNWAKLLYNLGIGFFVLWSLYLMISIKIQDSHLSSVDLKNRIHVLHKIKFIEPIFYDKNNINKNIDMPGFVDKNNLEEIEKIDYKEIVN, from the coding sequence ATGAAAAAAAAATATATTTTTAAAAAACCAAATTTATCAAGAATATTTTTTTCAAGGTTGATAGATACGATCTTTTGTTCCGCTATTGTTTATGTTGTGTCATACTTATATATTATAAATTCATATTTAACCGCCATTATTTATTGTGGTTGTGTTTTTATAATTTATTCCTTTTATTTTTTAATTATACCTTGTCTATTTGCTTATCGATGCTTTGGAAAAATTTTATTTAATCTTTTTATTCTTCAAAAAGATAATAATGAGAAAATTAAATTTATTATGTTATTAAAAAGAGAATTGTATTATATTTTTTTTCCCTATATTGTGTTGATGATAGCACAATTTTTAAGAGTGTATATAATTATTAACACACAAGATTCATCAAATAATTGAGCAAAACTCTTATATAATCTTGGAATAGGTTTTTTTGTATTGTGGTCATTGTATCTTATGATTTCTATAAAGATTCAAGATAGCCATTTATCAAGTGTAGATTTAAAAAATAGAATTCATGTATTACACAAAATTAAGTTTATAGAACCAATATTTTATGATAAAAATAATATTAACAAAAATATCGATATGCCAGGTTTTGTAGATAAAAACAATTTGGAAGAAATAGAAAAGATTGACTATAAGGAGATTGTAAATTAA
- a CDS encoding ATP-dependent helicase: MNNYLDELNNKQIEAIEEIVKPVRVIAGAGSGKTRVITTKIVYLKEKLQCRLSEILALTFTRKAAEEMRERVLSITKSDEKTNIMTFHSFCFLILIKHFKIVGLKENFQILDSYSQEKVLKTLFSGIEKFERTDIKKQISKIKNKFFDNNNIIEKISDLKSYDNSIITDYNVYQDYIRSNNKIDYDDLMLYAYYILKNNEDICEKWATSFKYILVDEFQDTNYLQMSIVNLVLRKRDCITIVGDPDQTIYTWRGAKQEIILNFEEKFKEAKTIVLDQNYRSTKQILDAANMVIKNNNKRYEKDLHTKKLDGESIDVMGFDDLEEQNQYIANRVFNLVKEGSYKYKDFFILARSNKQIKNIELTLNYYKIPYLVRGTDSFFSLKVITDSLSFLKAFVYKDNESTLSMLELLPKVGQVTIRKIREICTLSRLSIFEWFINGDHKGFPLAISNTSEVYKLCEKSMNTYFSAKELAFILLHKAGIIDKAISENQKNNHHARIKELFDILTSQDIEFSDLYLYDKLTNFLVNVTINSDVLQNDSEADAIFVSTIHGAKGMERPVVVIYDVNSFNFPNFNSYNNASYIEEERRTFYVAITRAKEKLIISYNSTYPSIFIEEMSTNIDAAKYKRTFDQPEIFRYQNNDQSNTEHIEVVLKNNLSIGDRIIHDYFGDGIVIDVMVKNIKIKFESSGIKFVPMLSNTWRKVDKI, encoded by the coding sequence ATGAATAATTATCTCGATGAATTAAATAATAAACAAATTGAAGCAATTGAGGAAATTGTAAAGCCTGTAAGAGTTATTGCTGGAGCAGGGAGTGGAAAGACACGTGTTATAACAACAAAAATTGTTTACTTGAAGGAGAAACTGCAATGTAGATTATCCGAAATTTTAGCTTTAACTTTTACAAGAAAAGCAGCGGAAGAAATGAGAGAAAGAGTGCTTTCTATAACAAAGAGTGACGAAAAGACAAATATAATGACATTTCATAGTTTTTGTTTTTTAATTCTTATTAAGCATTTTAAGATAGTTGGGTTAAAGGAAAATTTTCAAATACTAGATTCTTACTCACAAGAAAAAGTTTTAAAAACACTTTTTAGTGGAATTGAAAAGTTTGAGAGAACAGATATTAAAAAACAAATATCTAAAATAAAAAACAAATTTTTTGATAATAATAATATAATTGAAAAAATATCGGATTTAAAATCATATGATAATTCTATTATAACTGATTATAATGTTTACCAGGATTACATACGGTCTAATAATAAAATTGATTATGATGATCTTATGTTGTATGCCTATTATATATTAAAAAATAATGAGGATATTTGCGAAAAGTGAGCTACTTCATTTAAGTACATACTTGTGGATGAATTCCAGGATACTAACTATTTACAAATGAGCATAGTAAATTTAGTTTTGAGAAAAAGAGACTGTATTACTATTGTTGGCGACCCAGATCAAACAATATATACGTGAAGAGGAGCAAAACAGGAAATAATCTTGAATTTTGAGGAAAAATTTAAGGAGGCAAAAACTATAGTTTTAGATCAAAATTATCGTTCAACTAAACAAATTTTAGATGCTGCCAATATGGTTATAAAAAATAATAATAAAAGATATGAAAAAGATTTACACACTAAGAAATTGGACGGAGAATCTATAGATGTTATGGGCTTTGATGACTTAGAGGAACAAAACCAATACATTGCAAATAGAGTATTTAATCTCGTAAAAGAAGGAAGTTATAAATATAAAGATTTTTTTATTTTGGCAAGATCTAATAAACAAATAAAAAATATAGAATTAACACTAAACTACTATAAGATTCCTTATCTTGTAAGAGGTACGGACTCATTTTTCTCATTGAAAGTTATTACAGACTCCTTATCCTTTTTAAAAGCATTCGTATATAAAGATAATGAGTCAACACTTTCAATGTTAGAATTATTACCAAAAGTTGGCCAAGTAACTATAAGAAAAATACGTGAAATTTGTACTCTAAGTAGATTGTCTATATTTGAATGATTTATAAATGGTGATCATAAGGGTTTTCCTTTGGCAATAAGTAATACGAGTGAGGTATATAAATTATGTGAAAAAAGTATGAACACATATTTTAGTGCTAAGGAGTTAGCGTTTATCCTCCTTCATAAGGCTGGTATTATAGATAAGGCAATTTCTGAAAATCAAAAAAATAATCACCACGCAAGAATAAAAGAACTATTTGACATCCTGACAAGTCAGGACATTGAGTTTAGCGATTTGTATTTGTATGATAAACTAACAAACTTTTTAGTAAATGTTACTATTAATAGTGATGTATTACAAAATGATAGTGAAGCAGATGCTATTTTTGTTTCTACAATACATGGAGCAAAAGGGATGGAAAGGCCCGTTGTGGTAATTTATGATGTTAATAGCTTTAATTTTCCAAACTTTAATTCGTACAATAATGCATCATATATCGAAGAGGAAAGAAGAACATTTTATGTAGCAATAACAAGGGCTAAGGAAAAATTGATTATTTCCTATAATTCCACATATCCCTCTATTTTTATTGAAGAAATGAGCACAAATATTGATGCAGCAAAATATAAACGAACATTTGATCAACCAGAGATTTTTAGATATCAAAATAATGACCAATCTAATACAGAGCATATCGAGGTTGTTTTAAAAAATAATTTATCAATTGGAGATAGAATAATACACGATTATTTTGGAGACGGAATTGTAATAGATGTTATGGTAAAAAACATTAAAATTAAATTTGAATCGAGTGGAATAAAATTTGTACCAATGCTATCAAATACGTGAAGAAAAGTAGATAAAATTTAA
- a CDS encoding HPr family phosphocarrier protein, which produces MASFKAKIIDPVGLHARPASILTKEASKFSSNINIISGEKSGNLKSIMNVMSLAVKTGTEITIEATGEDEKEAITAIEKIMKENSII; this is translated from the coding sequence ATGGCGTCATTTAAAGCAAAGATAATTGATCCAGTTGGTTTACACGCTAGACCGGCTTCTATACTAACAAAAGAAGCATCAAAATTTTCATCAAATATCAACATTATTTCTGGTGAAAAATCTGGTAACCTTAAATCAATAATGAATGTTATGTCATTAGCTGTCAAAACAGGTACCGAAATTACAATTGAGGCAACTGGTGAAGACGAAAAAGAAGCGATAACAGCTATTGAAAAAATAATGAAAGAAAATTCAATTATATAA
- the ptsP gene encoding phosphoenolpyruvate--protein phosphotransferase: protein MSKKFQGIGASDGISISSVLLIEEEEIIIPEDEAKNIDKEISILNECVKKTKADLVKLKEEATNKLGQDKGDIFEAHISILEDPEFEKQTIDKIKKLNYNSAKSVSETANEFISIFAAMEDPYLRERAADVKDVTTRLIKMILNIKIVDFSTIEKEVIIVSDDLTPSQTSQLNPKFVKGFLCNIGGRTSHAAIMARSLEIPAVLGLKDITKHVKDNDVIAIDGNAGIVELNPASKNDWLKKEQTFKNNIKELVKFKSLKTLSKDGYDKFVLEGNIGSPKDVSAVLENGGEGIGLFRSEFLYMDNDHFPTEDEQFQAYKSAIEQVDGKIVVIRTLDIGGDKKLNYFSFPKETNPFLGYRAVRFTLDKQDIFKVQLRALLRASAFGKLGIMFPMIATIDEFKKSKALVEECKTELIKEKVKVGNDYEVGMMVEIPATAAIADKFAKYADFFSVGTNDLIQYTMAADRMSEKVSYLYQPLNPSILRLLKLTIDGGHKHNRWVGMCGEMAGEPNAVPILMGLGLDAFSMSATSIPKARSIISKWTRSEAKELAEKALDMETQKEVIDLVEKFSKNK, encoded by the coding sequence ATGAGTAAAAAATTCCAAGGTATTGGAGCATCGGACGGTATATCAATAAGTTCTGTTCTTTTAATTGAAGAAGAAGAAATTATTATACCAGAAGATGAAGCAAAAAATATTGATAAAGAAATTTCAATTTTAAATGAGTGTGTAAAAAAAACAAAGGCAGATTTAGTAAAATTGAAGGAAGAGGCAACTAATAAACTTGGTCAAGATAAGGGAGATATTTTTGAAGCACACATATCAATTTTAGAGGACCCTGAATTTGAAAAGCAAACAATTGATAAGATTAAGAAGCTTAATTATAATTCTGCAAAAAGTGTCTCTGAAACAGCAAATGAATTTATAAGTATATTTGCAGCAATGGAAGACCCATATTTAAGAGAAAGAGCTGCCGATGTTAAGGATGTGACTACTAGACTTATTAAAATGATTTTAAATATTAAAATAGTAGACTTTTCTACAATTGAAAAAGAAGTAATAATTGTTTCCGATGATTTAACCCCTTCACAAACATCACAATTGAATCCAAAATTTGTAAAAGGTTTTTTATGTAATATTGGAGGTCGCACAAGTCATGCTGCAATTATGGCAAGAAGTTTAGAAATTCCTGCTGTTTTAGGTTTGAAAGACATTACTAAACATGTTAAGGATAATGATGTGATTGCAATAGATGGAAATGCAGGAATTGTTGAATTAAATCCAGCATCTAAAAATGATTGACTAAAAAAAGAACAAACATTTAAAAATAATATAAAGGAATTGGTTAAATTTAAGTCTCTTAAGACACTCTCAAAAGATGGATATGATAAATTTGTTTTAGAGGGTAATATTGGTAGCCCTAAGGATGTTTCTGCTGTACTAGAAAATGGTGGCGAAGGAATAGGATTATTTAGAAGTGAATTTTTATATATGGATAATGACCATTTTCCAACTGAAGACGAACAGTTTCAAGCATATAAATCTGCGATTGAGCAAGTTGATGGAAAAATTGTTGTAATTAGAACATTAGATATAGGAGGGGACAAAAAACTAAATTACTTTAGTTTTCCAAAAGAAACAAACCCATTTTTGGGGTATAGAGCAGTTAGATTCACATTAGACAAACAAGACATCTTTAAAGTCCAGTTGAGAGCGTTATTAAGAGCAAGCGCGTTTGGAAAATTGGGAATCATGTTTCCCATGATTGCTACAATTGATGAGTTTAAAAAGTCTAAAGCATTGGTGGAAGAATGCAAAACAGAATTGATTAAAGAAAAAGTAAAGGTTGGAAATGACTATGAAGTTGGAATGATGGTGGAAATCCCAGCAACTGCTGCAATTGCAGATAAGTTTGCAAAATACGCAGATTTCTTCTCTGTTGGAACAAATGATTTAATTCAATATACAATGGCTGCAGATAGAATGAGTGAAAAGGTTTCTTATCTTTATCAACCATTAAATCCATCTATTTTAAGATTATTGAAATTAACAATTGATGGAGGACACAAGCATAATAGATGGGTCGGTATGTGTGGTGAAATGGCAGGAGAACCTAATGCCGTCCCTATATTAATGGGACTCGGCCTTGATGCTTTTTCAATGTCAGCCACAAGTATTCCAAAAGCACGAAGCATAATCTCAAAGTGAACAAGAAGTGAAGCAAAAGAACTTGCTGAAAAAGCTTTAGATATGGAAACCCAAAAAGAAGTTATTGATTTAGTAGAAAAATTTAGTAAAAATAAATAA
- the rpiB gene encoding ribose 5-phosphate isomerase B, producing MKIAIANDHTGVELKNTILNHLKTIGYEVYNLGTDSIESVDYPSYGKLVANKIISKEYDLGILICGTGVGITIAANKVKGIRAVVCSEPYSAIMARKHNNAQIVGIGARVVGPELAIMIVCKFIESKYEGGRHQKRVDMIE from the coding sequence ATGAAAATTGCAATAGCAAATGACCACACGGGTGTTGAGTTGAAAAATACTATCCTAAATCATTTAAAAACCATAGGATATGAAGTTTATAACCTTGGAACAGATTCTATAGAATCTGTTGACTACCCATCATATGGGAAATTAGTTGCAAACAAAATAATATCAAAGGAATATGATCTTGGTATATTAATATGTGGAACGGGTGTAGGAATAACAATAGCAGCTAATAAGGTTAAGGGAATTAGAGCTGTAGTGTGTTCAGAGCCATATAGTGCAATTATGGCACGTAAACATAACAATGCTCAAATTGTTGGAATAGGAGCTAGGGTAGTTGGCCCCGAACTAGCTATAATGATTGTGTGTAAATTTATTGAAAGTAAATATGAAGGTGGTAGACATCAGAAAAGAGTTGATATGATTGAATAA
- a CDS encoding CPBP family intramembrane glutamic endopeptidase encodes MNNIHSQSVPSTINKKVRIFNRLERDIDKEFPFQFKKNNLFSDGLIFVITGLIIPFICAMILEVAFSLHESVLKESNSWQFYLNSFVYYGSNGLGWIILYLRNKKDTPRNYFYWFIYFPIICALMFEILVFSFFSSSQYKTEITNLSSMAGQIIGEILIIIFFLCQRIESGKIAATFRKEKFPLLLLVIIVIIMMFILSTIICSYLIEQKLMNVKESDNQKQLNSVLNSNNQAIFIFGYISLILLTVIVAPLCEEICMRYSVFYLTGNRYVAIFVSGFYFGFVHYGLEGDFQHLLSYTSAGLILAYLFNYTNGNITYNWLTHASYNIISLIVTVTS; translated from the coding sequence TTGAATAATATTCATTCTCAATCTGTTCCATCCACCATAAATAAAAAAGTGAGAATTTTTAACAGACTAGAAAGAGATATCGATAAAGAATTTCCTTTTCAATTTAAAAAAAATAATTTGTTTTCAGATGGGTTAATATTTGTTATTACTGGTCTAATAATTCCTTTTATATGTGCTATGATTTTGGAGGTTGCTTTTTCCCTACACGAATCAGTATTAAAAGAATCAAATTCATGACAATTTTATTTAAATTCATTTGTTTATTATGGTTCTAATGGACTGGGTTGAATAATCCTTTATTTAAGAAATAAGAAAGATACACCACGAAATTACTTTTATTGATTTATATATTTTCCTATTATATGTGCTCTAATGTTCGAAATCTTAGTTTTTTCATTTTTTTCTTCATCGCAATATAAGACAGAAATCACAAATCTTTCTTCCATGGCTGGTCAAATTATTGGAGAAATTCTGATAATAATTTTCTTTTTATGCCAAAGAATAGAAAGTGGTAAAATTGCTGCAACCTTTAGAAAAGAGAAGTTCCCCCTCCTTCTCCTTGTTATTATAGTAATAATAATGATGTTTATTTTGTCTACTATCATTTGTTCTTATCTTATTGAACAAAAACTAATGAATGTAAAGGAAAGTGACAATCAAAAACAATTAAATAGTGTCCTGAATTCTAATAATCAAGCAATATTTATATTTGGTTATATTTCATTAATTTTGTTAACAGTTATTGTTGCACCTTTATGTGAAGAAATTTGTATGAGATATTCTGTATTTTATCTAACAGGAAATAGGTATGTTGCTATATTTGTCAGTGGTTTTTATTTTGGTTTCGTTCATTATGGGTTAGAAGGGGATTTTCAACATTTACTATCGTATACATCTGCCGGGTTAATATTAGCATATTTATTTAACTACACAAATGGCAATATTACATATAATTGATTAACACACGCCTCATACAACATAATATCGTTAATTGTGACGGTTACGTCATAG
- a CDS encoding pseudouridine synthase family protein yields the protein MKEYVISNNDSGQTILNFIKKVYFNTPLSVIYKWFRRKEIKLNGVRINNFKIKIVTNDIVIVYDHENPGIKKEKKNLQFNLNIAYIDNNLLIVIKEPGIPVHNIQGICLDEIVNSYLENKNFNIEGITFKISHAHRLDKPTSGLVIYPLTKESSLEIYKYINNKNVITKFYIAKSYLKRNISKNIKGFIKYDQEMRRSFFSSEKEDKFFKPCEQIINKISENLFEIALGSGKKHQIRAIFSYYNMPLVNDYRYGAKRVMDDISIGLVAYKIKFNFPLNSPLYYMNDKIIKIDYKHFLDVDLNK from the coding sequence ATGAAAGAGTATGTTATATCAAATAATGATTCTGGCCAAACAATTTTAAATTTCATTAAAAAAGTATACTTTAATACACCTTTGAGTGTAATTTATAAATGATTTAGAAGAAAAGAAATCAAACTTAATGGTGTAAGAATAAATAATTTTAAGATAAAAATTGTCACAAATGATATTGTGATCGTCTATGATCATGAAAATCCAGGTATAAAAAAAGAAAAAAAAAATTTACAATTTAATCTGAATATAGCATATATTGACAATAATCTTTTAATAGTTATAAAGGAACCGGGAATACCGGTTCACAACATTCAAGGGATATGCCTTGATGAAATAGTAAACTCTTATCTTGAAAATAAAAATTTTAATATAGAAGGAATAACATTTAAAATTTCCCACGCTCATAGGTTAGATAAACCAACATCAGGACTTGTAATCTATCCACTAACAAAGGAATCTAGTTTGGAAATATATAAGTACATAAATAATAAAAATGTTATTACAAAATTTTATATAGCAAAGTCTTATTTAAAACGAAATATATCAAAAAATATTAAAGGTTTTATAAAATATGACCAAGAAATGAGGAGGTCTTTTTTTTCCAGTGAAAAAGAGGATAAATTTTTTAAACCATGCGAACAAATAATAAATAAGATTTCAGAAAATTTATTTGAGATAGCTCTGGGGTCTGGAAAAAAACACCAAATAAGGGCAATATTTTCATACTATAACATGCCATTGGTAAATGACTATCGATATGGTGCAAAAAGGGTTATGGATGATATTTCTATAGGCCTCGTTGCTTATAAAATAAAATTTAACTTCCCGCTTAATTCTCCTTTATATTATATGAATGATAAAATAATTAAAATTGATTATAAACATTTTTTAGATGTTGATTTAAATAAATAG